The Enterococcus rotai genome includes a window with the following:
- a CDS encoding gamma-glutamyl-gamma-aminobutyrate hydrolase family protein — protein sequence MRRSIIGIAANEINDAGAKLYHLPISYTPCGYVKAVQNAGGLPLVLPVGSPVLAREYINQIDKLILAGGQNVSPRLYGETIQVEEASLSEERDQFELALIEEAIKQKKPIFAVCRGLQLVNVALGGSLHQDISHLNKSTIAHMQAPIAREIPAHQIRTEAGSVLRKIYGKETIVNSFHFQAVKELAEELSVTALSEDGIIEGVESNDPSLAFLGVQWHPDFAYDHLKQEQAVFRYVVEEL from the coding sequence TTGAGACGGTCAATTATAGGAATTGCAGCGAATGAGATTAATGATGCGGGAGCAAAGTTGTATCATTTACCGATCAGTTACACACCTTGCGGTTATGTAAAAGCCGTTCAAAATGCTGGTGGATTGCCATTAGTTTTACCAGTTGGCTCTCCTGTTTTAGCCAGAGAGTATATAAATCAAATCGATAAGTTGATTTTAGCAGGTGGGCAAAATGTCTCACCCAGATTATATGGAGAAACGATTCAAGTTGAAGAAGCGTCGTTATCTGAAGAACGTGATCAATTTGAATTAGCTTTGATTGAAGAAGCTATCAAGCAAAAAAAACCTATTTTTGCAGTTTGTCGCGGGCTACAGTTAGTCAATGTAGCACTTGGGGGGAGTTTGCATCAAGATATCAGTCATTTGAACAAGAGTACTATTGCGCACATGCAAGCACCAATAGCTAGAGAAATTCCCGCACATCAGATTCGGACAGAAGCTGGAAGTGTTTTACGTAAAATTTATGGGAAAGAAACAATTGTTAATTCATTTCATTTTCAAGCAGTAAAAGAGTTAGCGGAGGAATTAAGTGTTACAGCTCTTAGTGAAGATGGCATTATCGAAGGTGTGGAAAGTAACGATCCTAGTTTAGCTTTTTTAGGCGTACAGTGGCATCCTGATTTTGCCTATGATCATTTAAAACAAGAGCAGGCGGTTTTTCGTTATGTTGTTGAAGAATTATAA